A genomic stretch from Salarias fasciatus chromosome 18, fSalaFa1.1, whole genome shotgun sequence includes:
- the scp2a gene encoding sterol carrier protein 2 isoform X1, whose amino-acid sequence MAPRGANRVFVIGVGMTKFEKPGAGSNSDYPEMAKEAGEKALRDAGIPYTSIEHACVGYVYGDSTCGQRAIYHGLGLTGIPIINVNNNCSTGSTALYMARQLVKGGLADCVLALGFEKMERGSLTSKYADRTSPMDKHLEVMLNRYEMQPVPVTPQMFGNAGREHMEKYGTKPEHFAKIAWKNHKHSTNNPYSQFQDEYSLEQVMKSRKVFEYLTLLQCCPTSDGAGAAILASEAFVKKHGLESQAVEIVAQEMVTDLSSTFDENSCIKVVGYDMSRTAAKRCFEAAGLTPNDVDVVELHDCFSANELITYEALGLCPEGKAGEFIDRGDNTYGGKYVVNPSGGLISKGHPLGATGLAQCAELCWQLRGEAGKRQVPGARLALQHNIGLGGAVVVTLYRKGFPLETRSRPAAALTSAGAVEGFKAFPVFKEIEKLLEKDGESLVRKVGGVFAFKVKDGPGGMEATWTVDVKNGSGSVSNDPGKKADCTISMSDEDLPDLMSGKLNPQTAFFKGKLKIAGNMGMAMKLQNLQVAPGKAKL is encoded by the exons ATGGCTCCCCGCGGCGCGAACAGGGTGTTTGTCATCGGCGTGGGCATGACGAAG TTTGAAAAGCCTGGAGCTGGCAGCAATTCTGACTACCCTGAGATGGCCAAggaagcag GTGAAAAGGCTCTGCGAGACGCAGGAATCCCATACACGAGCATTGAACATGCTTGTGTTGGATATGTTTATG GGGACTCCACATGCGGACAGCGGGCCATTTATCACGGCCTGGGTCTGACCGGCATTCCCATCATAAACGTCAACAACAACTGCTCCACGGGCTCCACGGCGCTCTACATGGCGCGCCAGCTGGTCAAAGGAG GCCTGGCTGACTGTGTCCTTGCTCTCGGCTTTGAGAAGATGGAAAGAGGCTCCTTGACTTCCAAG TATGCGGACCGGACCAGCCCCATGGACAAGCACCTGGAGGTGATGCTCAACCGCTACGAGATGCAGCCGGTTCCGGTGACGCCGCAGATGTTCGGCAACGCCGGCAGGGAGCACATGGAGAAATACG GAACCAAACCAGAGCACTTTGCTAAAATCGCCTGGAAAAACCACAAACATTCCACCAATAATCC gtaCTCCCAGTTCCAGGATGAGTACAGTTTGGAGCAGGTGATGAAATCCAGGAAGGTGTTTGAGTATCTCACGCTCCTGCAGTGCTG CCCCACATCAGACGGCGCCGGAGCGGCCATTTTGGCCAGCGAGGCCTTTGTGAAGAAACACGGTCTCGAGAGCCAGGCGGTGGAGATCGTGGCCCAGGAGATGGTCACTGACCTCTCCTCCACATTTGACGAAAACAGCTGCATTAAAGTG GTGGGATACGACATGTCTCGCACCGCCGCTAAGAGATGCTTTGAGGCTGCGGGTCTGACTCCGAACGACGTGGACGTGGTCGAGCTGCACGACTGCTTCTCGGCCAACGAGCTCATCACGTACGAAGCCCTGGGCCTGTGTCCAGAGG ggaAGGCCGGAGAGTTCATTGACCGAGGGGACAACACGTACGGTGGGAAATATGTGGTGAACCCGAGCGGTGGTCTGATCTCAAAGGGACATCCTCTGGGAGCCACAG GTCTGGCCCAGTGTGCCGAGCTGTGCTGGCAGCTCCGCGGCGAGGCCGGGAAGAGGCAGGTCCCGGGGGCCCGGCTGGCCCTGCAGCACAACATCGGCCTCGGCGGCGCCGTGGTCGTCACGCTGTACAGGAAGGGCTTCCCGCTGGAGACCAG gTCTCGTCCAGCTGCAGCACTGACCTCAGCCGGCGCTGTGGAAGGGTTTAAAGCTTTTCCTGTGTTCAAGGAGATTGAGAAACTTCTGGAGAAG GACGGCGAGAGCCTGGTCAGGAAGGTGGGAGGAGTGTTTGCCTTCAAGGTGAAGGACGGGCCGGGAGGGATGGAGGCCACTTGGACTGTCGACGTGAAGAATGGCAGCGGTTCTGTGAGCAACGACCCGG GGAAGAAGGCAGACTGCACCATATCGATGAGTGATGAAGATCTCCCGGATTTGATGAGCGGGAAGCTGAATCCGCAAACG GCGTTCTTCAAAGGGAAGCTGAAGATCGCCGGGAACATGGGCATGGCCATGAagctgcagaacctgcaggTGGCGCCAGGCAAGGCCAAGCTGTGA
- the scp2a gene encoding sterol carrier protein 2 isoform X2, with protein sequence MAPRGANRVFVIGVGMTKFEKPGAGSNSDYPEMAKEAGEKALRDAGIPYTSIEHACVGYVYGDSTCGQRAIYHGLGLTGIPIINVNNNCSTGSTALYMARQLVKGGLADCVLALGFEKMERGSLTSKYADRTSPMDKHLEVMLNRYEMQPVPVTPQMFGNAGREHMEKYGTKPEHFAKIAWKNHKHSTNNPYSQFQDEYSLEQVMKSRKVFEYLTLLQCCPTSDGAGAAILASEAFVKKHGLESQAVEIVAQEMVTDLSSTFDENSCIKVVGYDMSRTAAKRCFEAAGLTPNDVDVVELHDCFSANELITYEALGLCPEGKAGEFIDRGDNTYGGKYVVNPSGGLISKGHPLGATGLAQCAELCWQLRGEAGKRQVPGARLALQHNIGLGGAVVVTLYRKGFPLETRSRPAAALTSAGAVEGFKAFPVFKEIEKLLEKDGESLVRKVGGVFAFKVKDGPGGMEATWTVDVKNGSGSVSNDPGKKADCTISMSDEDLPDLMSGKLNPQTAFFKGKLKIAGNMGMAMKLQNLQVAPGKAKL encoded by the exons ATGGCTCCCCGCGGCGCGAACAGGGTGTTTGTCATCGGCGTGGGCATGACGAAG TTTGAAAAGCCTGGAGCTGGCAGCAATTCTGACTACCCTGAGATGGCCAAggaagcag GTGAAAAGGCTCTGCGAGACGCAGGAATCCCATACACGAGCATTGAACATGCTTGTGTTGGATATGTTTATG GGGACTCCACATGCGGACAGCGGGCCATTTATCACGGCCTGGGTCTGACCGGCATTCCCATCATAAACGTCAACAACAACTGCTCCACGGGCTCCACGGCGCTCTACATGGCGCGCCAGCTGGTCAAAGGAG GCCTGGCTGACTGTGTCCTTGCTCTCGGCTTTGAGAAGATGGAAAGAGGCTCCTTGACTTCCAAG TATGCGGACCGGACCAGCCCCATGGACAAGCACCTGGAGGTGATGCTCAACCGCTACGAGATGCAGCCGGTTCCGGTGACGCCGCAGATGTTCGGCAACGCCGGCAGGGAGCACATGGAGAAATACG GAACCAAACCAGAGCACTTTGCTAAAATCGCCTGGAAAAACCACAAACATTCCACCAATAATCC gtaCTCCCAGTTCCAGGATGAGTACAGTTTGGAGCAGGTGATGAAATCCAGGAAGGTGTTTGAGTATCTCACGCTCCTGCAGTGCTG CCCCACATCAGACGGCGCCGGAGCGGCCATTTTGGCCAGCGAGGCCTTTGTGAAGAAACACGGTCTCGAGAGCCAGGCGGTGGAGATCGTGGCCCAGGAGATGGTCACTGACCTCTCCTCCACATTTGACGAAAACAGCTGCATTAAAGTG GTGGGATACGACATGTCTCGCACCGCCGCTAAGAGATGCTTTGAGGCTGCGGGTCTGACTCCGAACGACGTGGACGTGGTCGAGCTGCACGACTGCTTCTCGGCCAACGAGCTCATCACGTACGAAGCCCTGGGCCTGTGTCCAGAGGGTAAG GCCGGAGAGTTCATTGACCGAGGGGACAACACGTACGGTGGGAAATATGTGGTGAACCCGAGCGGTGGTCTGATCTCAAAGGGACATCCTCTGGGAGCCACAG GTCTGGCCCAGTGTGCCGAGCTGTGCTGGCAGCTCCGCGGCGAGGCCGGGAAGAGGCAGGTCCCGGGGGCCCGGCTGGCCCTGCAGCACAACATCGGCCTCGGCGGCGCCGTGGTCGTCACGCTGTACAGGAAGGGCTTCCCGCTGGAGACCAG gTCTCGTCCAGCTGCAGCACTGACCTCAGCCGGCGCTGTGGAAGGGTTTAAAGCTTTTCCTGTGTTCAAGGAGATTGAGAAACTTCTGGAGAAG GACGGCGAGAGCCTGGTCAGGAAGGTGGGAGGAGTGTTTGCCTTCAAGGTGAAGGACGGGCCGGGAGGGATGGAGGCCACTTGGACTGTCGACGTGAAGAATGGCAGCGGTTCTGTGAGCAACGACCCGG GGAAGAAGGCAGACTGCACCATATCGATGAGTGATGAAGATCTCCCGGATTTGATGAGCGGGAAGCTGAATCCGCAAACG GCGTTCTTCAAAGGGAAGCTGAAGATCGCCGGGAACATGGGCATGGCCATGAagctgcagaacctgcaggTGGCGCCAGGCAAGGCCAAGCTGTGA
- the czib gene encoding CXXC motif containing zinc binding protein, with protein MVKFGLQFKATLENLTKVRPLGDDFRWFLKLKCGNCGEIPDKWQYVTLVESVPLKGGRGSASMVQKCKLCARENSIDILADTITPYNAEDNESFKTMVQFECRGLEPVDFQPQAGFAAEGAESGTQFPEITLLEKDWTDYDEKVNESVGIYEVTHRFIKC; from the exons ATGGTG AAATTCGGGCTTCAGTTCAAAGCCACGCTGGAGAACCTCACCAAAGTGAGGCCGCTCGGCGACGATTTCCGCTGGTTCTTGAAG CTGAAATGTGGAAACTGTGGCGAGATCCCAGATAAATGGCAGTACGTGACCCTCGTG GAGAGCGTGCCGCTGAAAGGAGGGAGAGGCAGCGCCAGCATGGTGCAGAAGTGTAAACTCTGTGCCCGGGAGAATTCCATCG ATATTCTTGCAGACACAATCACACCTTATAAT GCTGAAGACAACGAGAGCTTCAAGACGATGGTGCAGTTTGAGTGTCGAGGTCTGGAGCCTGTCGACTTCCAGCCACAG gcggGTTTCGCTGCAGAAGGAGCAGAGTCTGGAACACAATTTCCAGAAATCACTCTATTAGAAAAA GACTGGACGGACTACGACGAGAAGGTGAACGAGTCTGTGGGGATTTACGAGGTCACACACCGGTTCATCAAGTGCTGA
- the slc1a7a gene encoding solute carrier family 1 member 7a, producing MAVALDEVWGRVKNVCKQNGLLILSVLAVVIGCLLGFFLRGKQLSEQEVKYFQFPGELLMRMLKMLILPLVVSSLMSGLAALDAKCSSRLGIMTISYYLWTTFVAVVVGIVMVYIIHPGGAAQKEDSDESKKPMTSSADALLDLIRNMFPANLVQATFQQYRTQRVAELIPKPTVAQLLDETTTRRVYIYGIQDDNGTDVQNFSLDLTPPPDVIVKTSPGTSEGMNVLGIVIFSATMGIMLGRMGPNGSALVNFCQSLNEAVLKIVAIVIWYFPFGIVFLVAGKILEMDDPSAMGKKLGFYAITVVMGLVLHGLFILPAMYFFITKKSPIVYIRGILQALLISLATSSSSATLPITFKCLLENNHIDRRIIRFVLPVGATINMDGTALYEAVAAIFIAQVNNYELDFGQIITISITATAASIGAAGIPQAGLVTMVIVLTSVGLPTDDITLIIAVDWALDRFRTMVNVMGDALATGIMAHICRKDFVKEGEQVPLICETKPMISIQQMMTYQNQKNGGYQPPPPGSKQDHLSPDVARLIQLEEGIRPIEKKKHGHASSHHKREHRDKDHCSIDMNGLETNV from the exons GAGGTGAAGTATTTCCAGTTTCCcggagagctgctgatgaggaTGCTGAAAATGCTGATCCTGCCGCTCGTCGTCTCCAG TCTCATGTCTGGCCTCGCCGCTCTGGACGCCAAGTGCTCCAGCCGCCTGGGCATCATGACCATCTCCTACTACCTGTGGACCACCTtcgtggcggtggtggtgggcaTCGTCATGGTGTACATCATCCACCCGGGCGGCGCCGCTCAGAAGGAGGACTCCGACGAGAGCAAGAAGCCCATGACCAGCTCGGCGGACGCCCTGCTGGACCTCATCCG CAACATGTTTCCAGCCAACCTGGTTCAAGCTACTTTCCAGCAG TATCGGACCCAGAGAGTGGCTGAGCTCATCCCCAAACCGACGGTGGCCCAGCTGCTGGACGAGACCACCACCCGGAGGGTCTACATCTACGGCATCCAGGACGACAACGGCACCGACGTCCAGAACTTCTCCCTGGACCTCACCCCGCCTCCGGACGTCATCGTGAAGACGTCGCCCGGCACCAGCGAAGGCATGAACGTGCTGGGGATTGTGATCTTCTCTGCGACCATGG GAATCATGCTGGGGAGAATGGGACCCAATGGAAGCGCCTTGGTCAACTTCTGTCAGAGCCTGAATGAGGCCGTTCTGAAGATTGTGGCCATTGTTATCTG GTATTTTCCCTTTGGCATTGTGTTCCTGGTTGCCGGAAAGATCTTGGAAATGGACGATCCGTCCGCTATGGGGAAGAAGCTGGGCTTCTATGCCATCACGGTGGTAATGGGCCTGGTGCTGCACGGATTGTTCATTCTGCCTGCCATGTACTTCTTCATCACCAAGAAGAGCCCCATCGTTTACATCAGAGGCATTCTTCAGGCCCTGCTCATCTCCTTGGCCACATCTTCAAG CTCCGCCACTCTGCCTATCACCTTCAAGTGCCTCCTGGAGAACAACCACATCGACAGACGCATCATCCGCTTCGTCCTGCCGGTCGGCGCCACCATCAACATGGACGGCACGGCGCTGTACGAGGCCGTCGCCGCCATCTTCATCGCTCAAGTCAACAACTATGAGCTCGACTTTGGGCAGATTATCACCATCAG CATCACCGCCACGGCCGCCAGCATCGGCGCGGCCGGGATCCCGCAGGCCGGACTGGTTACCATGGTGATCGTCCTGACCTCCGTGGGCCTGCCCACCGACGACATCACGCTCATCATCGCCGTCGACTGGGCTCT GGATCGATTCAGGACCATGGTCAACGTGATGGGAGACGCCTTGGCCACAGGCATCATGGCTCACATCTGCAGAAAGGACTTTGTCAAAGAAGGAGAACAG GTGCCTCTGATCTGTGAAACTAAACCCATGATCAGCATCCAGCAGATGATGACCTATCAGAACCAGAAAAACGGCGGCtaccagccgccgccgcccggcagCAAGCAGGACCACCTGTCCCCGGACGTGGCCCGCCtcatccagctggaggaggggatcCGGCCaatagagaagaagaagcacggCCACGCCTCCTCTCACCACAAGAGAGAGCACAGGGACAAAGACCACTGCTCCATCGACATGAACGGCCTGGAGACTAACGTATAA